The following proteins are co-located in the Cyprinus carpio isolate SPL01 chromosome B19, ASM1834038v1, whole genome shotgun sequence genome:
- the LOC109051321 gene encoding tumor necrosis factor, alpha-induced protein 8-like protein 2 A has translation MEPFNSKDMAMKAQKKILSQLASKSVAHMFIDDNSSEILDELYRVSKEHSGNRNEAQKVVKNMIKIAMKVGVLFRHEKFSADELSVAQNFRKKLHSGAMTAISFQEVEFTFDKNVMMELLGECRDLLLKLVEKHLTPKSLDRIRHVFNHYSDPELLTHLYDPHGTLSPNLSKICSGLNRMIEEGKL, from the exons ATGGAGCCATTCAATTCGAAGGACATGGCCATGAAGGCCCAGAAGAAGATCCTCAGTCAACTGGCCAGTAAGTCGGTGGCTCATATGTTCATAGATGACAACAGCAGCGAGATACTGGACGAGCTGTACCGCGTCTCCAAGGAGCACTCGGGGAACCGCAACGAGGCCCAGAAGGTGGTGAAGAACATGATCAAGATCGCCATGAAGGTGGGGGTTCTGTTCCGACATGAAAAGTTCAGCGCTGATGAGCTGAGTGTGGCGCAGAACTTCAGGAAAAAACTCCACAGTGGAGCCATGACTGCCATCAGCTTCCAGGAG GTGGAGTTCACCTTCGATAAGAACGTGATGATGGAGCTGCTGGGCGAGTGTCGTGATTTACTGCTGAAGCTGGTGGAGAAACACCTGACCCCCAAATCTCTGGACCGCATCAGACACGTGTTCAACCATTACTCGGACCCGGAGCTCCTCACGCACCTGTACGACCCTCACGGCACGCTGTCGCCCAACCTCAGCAAGATCTGCAGCGGCCTGAACCGCATGATCGAGGAGGGCAAGCTCTGA